A window of Akkermansiaceae bacterium contains these coding sequences:
- a CDS encoding type IV secretion system DNA-binding domain-containing protein, giving the protein MRGNQLNPKMRGQLVPDPEHPYLFGQLFHSFSELRKSIVLVGSPGSGKTVQILLLMKTVIPRIMEEGSQVRAVVYDSKSDLTSKIASMSVSPDRIKIMNPLDARSYAWDICNDVVSPAEAQDLASILIPLPRGSKQPYFPEAARGILRGLIEVFQQHCPQQWELRDLILATKTVERLAFLLASTSATESLLEHFEPQNTFNNVRSTLTEGLDKLSAVASSWHKSRKEGRVISLANWLDSQSVLILGNSPKQKAPLAVLNNILMSFITKQVLSRPGERDEQNFFFLDEFRELGKIDSMSDLAGLGRSKGSCLVLGFQDIFGVDEVYGKEKSREIIGNCSNMGILHINSTEPDTQKWASEVLGQHEFLETQNSESETFGQQYSRSESKTHMTKSEALWLPAQFSSDIPKVSLEDGCQGVFRINSHFYQSNILGKHLFTDEGTYNRVPGENSDFPNEMPLDARHTRLTDWDEDDFNRLGIAGLKQISIIKPQMPEGIRARLEQVLGTSFLEPINSSDSEMPRTITGDDLG; this is encoded by the coding sequence ATGAGGGGCAATCAACTTAATCCAAAAATGCGAGGGCAGCTTGTCCCTGATCCCGAGCACCCCTACCTCTTTGGTCAGTTGTTTCATTCTTTTTCCGAGCTACGCAAAAGTATTGTTCTTGTCGGCTCTCCAGGTTCAGGAAAAACCGTGCAAATCTTGTTACTGATGAAAACGGTGATACCTCGCATCATGGAAGAAGGAAGCCAGGTGCGAGCCGTAGTCTATGATTCCAAAAGCGACCTCACATCAAAAATTGCATCAATGAGCGTGAGTCCGGATCGCATTAAGATCATGAATCCACTCGATGCCAGGTCTTATGCTTGGGATATTTGCAACGATGTTGTGTCTCCTGCCGAAGCTCAGGATTTGGCATCCATTCTGATTCCACTGCCGCGAGGTTCAAAGCAGCCTTACTTTCCAGAAGCAGCACGAGGAATTCTGAGGGGACTCATTGAGGTATTCCAGCAACACTGCCCACAACAATGGGAATTACGGGATTTGATTCTGGCTACCAAGACGGTGGAACGCCTCGCCTTCCTTCTTGCTAGCACTTCTGCCACTGAGAGCCTTCTGGAACATTTTGAGCCTCAAAACACCTTCAATAATGTCAGAAGCACACTCACTGAAGGCCTCGATAAATTATCCGCAGTAGCATCTTCATGGCATAAATCTCGAAAAGAGGGTAGGGTGATCAGTTTGGCCAATTGGCTCGATAGTCAAAGCGTTCTCATTCTTGGCAACAGCCCGAAGCAAAAAGCTCCTTTAGCGGTGCTCAACAACATTTTGATGTCCTTTATCACCAAGCAGGTGCTATCGCGACCAGGCGAAAGGGACGAACAAAACTTCTTCTTCCTCGATGAATTTAGAGAGCTTGGAAAAATTGACAGTATGTCCGACCTTGCTGGCCTAGGTCGAAGCAAAGGCTCATGCTTGGTCTTGGGTTTTCAAGACATATTCGGTGTCGATGAAGTTTACGGTAAAGAAAAGTCACGTGAGATTATCGGCAATTGCTCTAACATGGGAATCCTACATATCAACAGCACTGAACCTGATACTCAGAAATGGGCATCTGAAGTGTTAGGACAACATGAGTTCCTCGAAACTCAAAATTCAGAGAGCGAAACCTTTGGGCAACAGTACAGCCGCAGTGAATCAAAAACTCACATGACCAAATCAGAAGCCCTCTGGTTGCCAGCCCAGTTCAGCAGCGATATACCGAAGGTGAGCCTCGAAGATGGATGCCAAGGGGTCTTTCGTATCAATAGCCATTTTTATCAGAGCAACATACTCGGCAAACATTTGTTCACCGATGAGGGAACCTACAATCGTGTGCCTGGAGAAAATTCTGATTTCCCCAACGAAATGCCACTGGATGCACGGCATACGCGTCTTACTGATTGGGATGAGGATGACTTCAACCGCCTTGGCATCGCTGGCCTTAAACAGATATCGATCATCAAGCCACAAATGCCGGAAGGCATCAGAGCTAGACTTGAACAGGTGTTAGGCACAAGCTTTTTAGAACCGATTAACAGCTCCGATTCAGAGATGCCGCGGACAATAACGGGAGACGACTTAGGTTAA